In one window of Synchiropus splendidus isolate RoL2022-P1 chromosome 15, RoL_Sspl_1.0, whole genome shotgun sequence DNA:
- the LOC128771775 gene encoding fatty acid-binding protein, liver-like, with product MVDQFVGKWKLVQSDNFDDYMKAIDVNFAIRQMALTLKPQVEFCVDGEVICMKTISTFKNTELRFKLDEEFDEVTADNRNTKTVVTLSDGKLQQTQRWNGKTSTLTREIRDGKLICTCTMGDVISVRTYVRA from the exons ATGGTGGACCAGTTTGTTGGGAAATGGAAGCTGGTGCAGAGCGACAACTTTGATGACTACATGAAGGCCATTG ATGTCAACTTTGCCATCCGTCAAATGGCCCTCACGCTGAAGCCTCAGGTGGAGTTCTGCGTGGACGGCGAGGTCATCTGCATGAAAACCATCAGCACCTTCAAAAACACTGAGCTGCGATTCAAACTGGACGAGGAATTTGATGAAGTGACTGCAGATAACCGCAACACCAAG ACTGTGGTTACTCTGAGTGATGGCAagctgcagcagacacagaGATGGAACGGGAAAACCAGCACACTGACGCGGGAGATCCGAGACGGCAAACTGATCTGT ACCTGCACCATGGGTGATGTCATCTCGGTGAGGACCTATGTAAGGGCTTGA